In a single window of the Niabella ginsenosidivorans genome:
- a CDS encoding RagB/SusD family nutrient uptake outer membrane protein: MKRIIIYIGFIALLGSCKKQLTEIPKSFISKANYYKNASDAQTAITGVYSSLADNYGINYWLFLVNHSDYEEGRGSQAPISVFSQILDVANIGRAGDIWSSFYQTINRANSVLENVPGIDMDETAKNRILAEAHFLRGMSYFNLVRGFGPVPLKTKESVDISQVDVPRSPEDEVYKLIIEDATAAVNGLPESVGSETGKASKWAAKMLLANVYLTREQWADAAKEADDIIKSGVYTLVSVQKPDDFYKIFAVTTSSEDVLSIHHSDSRQSTLPSYLHRPNTPPYNYSSGGVYAWLPNMKSFLATWDDQDLRKSFNLYTKYLGPGGDSVLLPSATPVLFKKFITEASGLATSSDPVYRYAEALLIFAEADCMANGGPTDLALERLNWIRRRAYGYSPLAPSVADFKPGMNQEQFRDTVLKERALEFIVEGQRWNDLKRTGTVKKAMGLVGRTVIDARLLWPIPQEEIDNNGALSQADQNPGY, from the coding sequence ATGAAAAGGATAATTATATATATAGGGTTTATTGCTTTACTGGGCTCCTGTAAAAAGCAATTAACGGAAATTCCAAAAAGTTTTATTTCAAAAGCGAATTATTATAAAAATGCATCTGATGCGCAAACCGCTATTACAGGGGTCTATTCTTCCCTGGCCGATAATTATGGGATCAATTACTGGCTGTTCCTGGTCAACCACTCAGATTATGAGGAAGGCCGCGGATCCCAGGCCCCGATATCAGTATTTAGCCAGATCCTGGATGTTGCCAATATCGGGCGTGCAGGCGACATCTGGTCTTCTTTTTATCAAACCATCAACCGCGCCAATTCCGTACTGGAAAATGTGCCTGGTATTGATATGGATGAAACCGCAAAAAACAGAATCCTTGCAGAAGCGCATTTTTTAAGAGGGATGTCTTATTTTAATCTGGTCAGGGGGTTTGGCCCGGTGCCTTTAAAGACAAAAGAAAGTGTGGATATCAGCCAGGTGGATGTGCCCCGGTCGCCGGAGGATGAAGTGTATAAACTCATTATAGAGGACGCAACAGCAGCGGTGAACGGGTTGCCGGAATCTGTCGGCAGCGAAACCGGCAAAGCCTCCAAATGGGCGGCGAAAATGCTTTTGGCAAATGTATATTTAACCAGGGAGCAATGGGCAGATGCCGCAAAAGAAGCCGATGATATCATTAAAAGCGGCGTATACACATTGGTAAGTGTACAGAAACCCGATGACTTTTATAAAATTTTTGCAGTAACAACAAGCTCAGAAGATGTCCTGTCCATTCATCATTCAGATTCGCGGCAATCCACACTGCCCAGTTATTTGCACCGGCCCAATACGCCTCCTTATAATTACAGCAGCGGGGGTGTTTATGCCTGGCTGCCGAATATGAAGTCTTTTCTTGCCACCTGGGATGATCAGGATCTCAGAAAAAGTTTCAACTTATATACAAAGTACCTGGGCCCGGGCGGAGACTCTGTTTTACTTCCTTCTGCAACGCCCGTGCTGTTCAAAAAATTTATTACGGAAGCTTCCGGCCTGGCAACATCGAGCGATCCTGTTTACCGTTATGCAGAAGCCCTCCTGATATTTGCAGAAGCCGATTGTATGGCAAACGGAGGGCCTACTGACCTGGCGCTGGAACGCCTGAACTGGATAAGAAGGCGGGCCTATGGGTACAGCCCCTTAGCACCTTCTGTGGCGGATTTTAAGCCCGGGATGAACCAGGAGCAGTTCCGCGACACGGTGCTAAAGGAAAGAGCGCTGGAATTTATTGTAGAAGGACAACGATGGAATGACCTGAAAAGAACAGGAACCGTAAAGAAGGCAATGGGCCTGGTAGGCCGTACGGTTATTGATGCCCGGTTATTATGGCCGATCCCGCAGGAAGAAATTGATAATAATGGTGCCCTATCCCAGGCAGATCAAAACCCCGGCTACTAG